One segment of Xanthomonas oryzae pv. oryzae DNA contains the following:
- a CDS encoding type II toxin-antitoxin system RelE/ParE family toxin yields the protein MLRRDWTVPAATQLAHAQDHYHVLNPTAAAAMARQVLEATRALAEQPGRGRAGRVPGTREWVVKQTPYVLVYRVRDGALQVLHVHLDASDWLPRTEPLIERIEPWIAALISALLHVLMLLILLSASTPTMTPPQGSASGGRIKVDFVGDTSQPDQPVPSPTPVPPTPTPTPVQPPPAASPVQSTLVQQAKNPVPPQGNTAPGSLAERRQPRRQQRPTPPQPPGPPAASAQRRPDTWTGRPPGMLDEPADGAEDGMANTPTISQGRRNDRNNAQPSLDIGGFQVYYDVRSETQLRAWKEQGMQEIAIILPGTQQRMICPLDVALKRGSSKCRLLPPDSPELKSIGDAREVINMMEVYRQGEPVWRGPGPYR from the coding sequence ATGTTACGGCGTGACTGGACCGTCCCGGCCGCCACGCAGCTTGCACACGCCCAGGATCATTACCACGTGCTCAACCCGACCGCCGCTGCCGCGATGGCGCGGCAGGTGCTGGAAGCCACCCGCGCCCTGGCCGAGCAACCCGGCCGTGGCCGCGCTGGCCGCGTGCCCGGCACCCGCGAATGGGTGGTCAAGCAAACCCCGTATGTGCTGGTCTACCGCGTGCGCGACGGCGCCCTGCAGGTGTTGCACGTCCATCTGGATGCCAGCGACTGGCTGCCACGGACCGAGCCGCTGATCGAACGCATCGAACCGTGGATTGCCGCGCTGATCAGCGCGTTGTTGCACGTGCTGATGTTGCTGATCCTGCTGTCGGCCTCCACGCCCACCATGACCCCGCCGCAAGGCTCGGCCAGCGGTGGACGCATCAAGGTGGATTTCGTCGGCGACACCTCGCAGCCCGATCAGCCGGTGCCCTCGCCCACCCCAGTGCCGCCAACGCCAACACCCACGCCCGTGCAGCCGCCCCCGGCCGCCTCGCCGGTGCAGTCCACGCTGGTGCAGCAAGCCAAGAACCCGGTGCCGCCGCAGGGCAACACCGCGCCGGGCAGCCTGGCCGAACGCCGCCAGCCGCGTCGCCAGCAACGGCCCACCCCGCCGCAACCGCCCGGCCCGCCGGCGGCATCCGCCCAGCGCCGCCCGGATACCTGGACCGGCCGCCCGCCGGGCATGCTCGACGAACCCGCCGACGGTGCCGAAGACGGCATGGCCAACACCCCCACCATCAGCCAGGGCCGCCGCAACGACCGCAACAACGCTCAGCCCAGCCTGGATATCGGCGGCTTCCAGGTCTACTACGACGTGCGCAGCGAAACCCAGCTGCGCGCCTGGAAAGAACAAGGCATGCAGGAAATCGCCATCATCCTGCCCGGCACCCAGCAACGCATGATCTGCCCGCTGGATGTCGCGCTCAAACGCGGCTCCAGCAAATGCCGCCTGCTCCCGCCGGATTCGCCCGAGCTGAAGTCCATCGGCGACGCCCGCGAAGTCATCAACATGATGGAGGTCTACCGCCAGGGCGAACCGGTTTGGCGTGGGCCGGGGCCGTATCGGTGA
- a CDS encoding FitA-like ribbon-helix-helix domain-containing protein, translating into MPSFTVRNIPDDVHRAIRARAALHGRRAVSRFKCNT; encoded by the coding sequence ATGCCTTCTTTCACCGTCCGCAATATCCCAGACGACGTGCATCGCGCGATCCGCGCGCGGGCTGCGCTCCACGGCCGCAGGGCAGTCTCAAGATTCAAGTGCAACACGTGA
- a CDS encoding IS30 family transposase yields MSSSRLDLSERYRLHALYETGMSMRAIADAVARAPSTISRELRRNQHAARYQPDHAQRISAHRRTQASRRPRIDAERIRQIEVLLREDVSPEQIAGRTGLASHAWIYRHIDADQKRGGQLFMHLRKRRRKRRRRGVRDGRGQLTHRRSWTQRPSVVEQRSRIGDWELETIRASHGKGVVVSMTEHRSRLHLLAYSPDGTAENVRNAIVQRLGGLRHAVHTLTADNGKEFADHRLIAACLQSDFYFADPYCPWQRGSNENANGLTRQYLPRQTDFSTITDAHLRWIEQRLYNRPRKILGFKTPLEVFSEEVLKSVANQS; encoded by the coding sequence ATGTCATCCAGCCGCCTTGACCTATCGGAACGATACCGCCTACATGCGTTATATGAAACCGGGATGTCGATGCGCGCCATCGCCGATGCAGTGGCGCGTGCGCCCAGCACGATCAGTCGTGAGCTGCGCCGCAATCAGCACGCTGCGCGGTACCAGCCCGATCACGCGCAGCGCATCAGCGCCCATCGGCGCACGCAGGCCAGCCGGCGTCCACGCATCGACGCCGAGCGTATCCGCCAGATCGAGGTCCTGCTGAGGGAGGACGTCAGTCCCGAACAGATCGCCGGTCGCACCGGCTTGGCCAGTCACGCATGGATCTATCGGCACATCGACGCCGATCAGAAGCGCGGTGGTCAGTTGTTCATGCATCTACGCAAACGCCGCCGCAAGCGCCGTCGGCGTGGCGTGCGCGATGGCCGCGGGCAGCTGACGCATCGGCGCAGCTGGACACAGCGCCCCAGTGTGGTTGAGCAGCGAAGCCGTATCGGCGACTGGGAGCTGGAGACCATCAGGGCCTCGCACGGAAAGGGCGTGGTGGTCAGCATGACCGAACACCGCAGTCGCCTGCATCTGCTGGCTTACTCGCCCGACGGCACCGCCGAGAACGTGCGCAACGCCATTGTCCAGCGACTGGGCGGCCTGCGCCATGCAGTTCACACCCTCACCGCCGACAACGGCAAGGAGTTCGCTGATCATCGGCTCATTGCCGCCTGCCTGCAGAGCGATTTCTATTTCGCAGATCCGTACTGCCCATGGCAGCGCGGCAGCAACGAAAATGCCAACGGATTGACACGCCAATACTTGCCACGACAGACCGATTTTAGCACCATCACCGATGCGCACCTGCGATGGATAGAGCAGCGGCTCTACAATCGTCCGCGCAAGATACTTGGATTCAAAACGCCCCTCGAAGTCTTCTCCGAGGAGGTCCTCAAAAGCGTTGCGAATCAGAGTTGA
- a CDS encoding Imm52 family immunity protein, whose product MTNLMIQATIDATIAEEAIGEDDGYARLTALTKSISSVHPSLENWFSLANTKGGATISLEDKSAFLADAAQNNSQDYAGGFRAVLSTASNDKEWLKPGRALLTFEPGQGYITFEIYDPINAYGEAGASEIFRSSIKAIAQTESIIFSGTDVSTRPQSGKEIKIYMGENQLFPHRRWLGWMGFVPHMVEAKHIPEAAALIPVGTKGTVIVAVDECFDLNNPAHLKRAHRVEARMAHIGLLDVTDTSLLS is encoded by the coding sequence ATGACCAACTTGATGATTCAGGCAACTATCGATGCAACTATTGCCGAGGAGGCGATCGGGGAGGACGATGGTTATGCCCGCCTGACTGCACTTACGAAATCAATTTCCTCCGTACATCCCTCTCTAGAAAATTGGTTTTCGCTGGCAAATACAAAAGGCGGCGCAACAATATCGCTAGAAGATAAATCTGCATTTCTAGCAGATGCAGCACAAAATAATTCGCAGGACTACGCAGGAGGCTTCCGCGCCGTACTAAGCACCGCTTCGAATGATAAGGAGTGGCTCAAGCCCGGCAGGGCCTTACTCACCTTCGAGCCAGGCCAGGGCTATATCACGTTCGAGATTTACGACCCGATCAATGCATACGGCGAGGCGGGGGCCAGTGAGATATTCCGGAGTAGCATAAAAGCTATTGCGCAGACCGAGTCCATAATATTCAGCGGAACGGATGTAAGCACACGCCCACAATCTGGTAAAGAGATAAAAATCTACATGGGCGAGAACCAATTATTTCCGCACCGCCGCTGGCTCGGCTGGATGGGTTTTGTCCCGCACATGGTTGAAGCAAAACACATCCCGGAAGCAGCCGCCCTAATCCCGGTCGGCACCAAAGGGACCGTCATCGTGGCCGTTGATGAATGCTTCGACCTCAACAATCCGGCCCATCTCAAGCGTGCCCACCGGGTGGAAGCACGCATGGCGCACATAGGCTTATTGGACGTCACTGACACGTCGCTGCTGAGCTAG
- a CDS encoding Tox-REase-5 domain-containing protein, translating into MVAVPVPIPPPPITRPGGWDPSQTDPLGGPTVGQVWNKLKDALGVKPDTKAEPRVEAREADCSQTSNRNQCNSCKLAQGVMTPANYTININQYDNFDYQLQIANMSAAPERFVYTYGGSTLDRTRLRVLGGKNQITISEWNYGGVGFDGFWRGQCTVVEAKAEYAQFFTESALPRWPFVRKKIIGGWIDQKNRQRSKVTEAGSPAKLQWHFKYKTCYLAATRAFRTDATICRYTP; encoded by the coding sequence ATGGTCGCCGTACCCGTTCCGATTCCGCCGCCGCCGATCACCCGCCCCGGTGGCTGGGACCCATCACAAACAGACCCGCTGGGCGGCCCCACGGTCGGCCAGGTCTGGAACAAGCTCAAAGACGCCTTGGGCGTGAAGCCAGATACAAAAGCCGAACCACGCGTGGAAGCCCGCGAGGCAGACTGCTCGCAGACCAGCAACCGGAATCAGTGCAATAGCTGCAAACTGGCACAAGGGGTGATGACGCCGGCCAACTATACGATCAACATTAATCAGTACGATAATTTTGATTATCAATTACAAATTGCCAACATGAGCGCAGCGCCAGAGCGGTTTGTCTACACCTATGGCGGCTCTACGCTGGATCGCACGCGCTTGCGTGTGTTGGGAGGGAAAAATCAAATTACCATTTCAGAGTGGAACTATGGCGGTGTTGGCTTTGATGGGTTCTGGCGAGGACAGTGCACTGTCGTAGAAGCAAAAGCTGAGTACGCTCAATTTTTTACGGAAAGCGCACTACCTCGCTGGCCATTCGTAAGAAAAAAAATAATTGGCGGCTGGATTGACCAGAAGAACCGCCAGCGCAGCAAAGTAACAGAAGCTGGTTCGCCGGCTAAACTCCAATGGCATTTCAAATACAAAACCTGCTACTTAGCTGCGACTCGCGCCTTTCGGACTGACGCTACCATTTGCAGATATACGCCATGA
- a CDS encoding DUF4123 domain-containing protein: MRTWYQFTVIDCAVDPTYLSTLQHHAAASDLEIRSLFEHQPEAEHVAASPWLIELPIGAVHPGLDTWLAQLGRTAAGATRLASEVPFDELFTHLEQQLDVELPDGSLALMRFYDARAWLRYMEVLTLAQQLELLGPILEWQVMALGQHWTLSRDEARKLQEAADAAADT, from the coding sequence ATGAGGACCTGGTATCAATTCACAGTCATAGATTGCGCGGTGGATCCGACCTATCTCTCCACGCTGCAACATCATGCGGCGGCGTCAGACCTCGAAATTCGCTCGTTGTTCGAGCATCAACCGGAGGCCGAGCATGTGGCCGCCTCGCCATGGTTGATCGAATTGCCAATCGGGGCGGTGCATCCGGGGTTGGATACGTGGCTAGCGCAACTTGGACGCACTGCAGCCGGTGCGACGCGCCTGGCATCGGAAGTACCCTTCGACGAACTGTTCACACACTTGGAGCAACAGCTCGACGTTGAGCTGCCAGACGGCAGCCTGGCGCTCATGCGCTTCTACGACGCGCGTGCCTGGCTGCGCTACATGGAGGTACTGACACTGGCGCAGCAATTGGAACTGCTCGGCCCGATCCTCGAATGGCAGGTCATGGCGCTTGGCCAACATTGGACGCTGTCCCGAGACGAAGCGCGCAAGCTGCAGGAGGCCGCCGATGCTGCAGCTGACACCTGA
- a CDS encoding PAAR domain-containing protein, protein MRRMWIVVGDPTSGGGQVITGSRETDVDGLPVARVGDRATCRKHKGIFAIVDGDPTIIIEGQPVALDGAHLACGCTISTQRQSRNYVELGAGTDSQSLAPLASESPGIAMPLDKPPVCLECLLSGAGEGAPLLSRT, encoded by the coding sequence ATGCGCAGGATGTGGATCGTGGTCGGAGATCCGACCAGTGGTGGTGGCCAGGTGATCACCGGTTCCAGAGAGACCGACGTCGACGGCCTGCCAGTCGCACGCGTCGGCGACCGCGCAACGTGCCGCAAGCACAAAGGGATTTTTGCCATCGTCGACGGCGATCCCACGATCATCATCGAAGGCCAGCCGGTCGCGCTGGACGGTGCCCACCTCGCCTGCGGTTGCACGATCAGCACGCAGCGCCAGTCGCGCAACTACGTGGAGTTGGGGGCCGGAACAGACAGCCAGTCACTTGCCCCGCTTGCTTCGGAATCGCCCGGCATCGCTATGCCCCTGGATAAGCCGCCTGTCTGTCTGGAATGCCTGCTCTCCGGCGCCGGCGAAGGCGCGCCACTGTTGAGCCGCACATGA
- a CDS encoding IS5 family transposase, whose product MRTRRPAAEQLPADELFRSRLENQIDVRHPLVQLSHRLPWSALEQALSPQLPATTSTGGRPALPMRLIAGLLYLKHAYDLSDEAVCERWLENPYWQFFTGEVVFQTCVPCDPSSLTRWRQRLGEAGMEALLAHTINTAHAMKAVDARELSRVIVDTTVQEKAIAHPTDSRLLEVARKKLVLLAKRHGIVLRQTYVRQGPGLRRKAGGHAHARQFKRMRKVLRRQRTILGRVSRDLQRKLAQLEPSVRERIGVWLERAQRLLAQRPKDKQKLYALHAPEVECMSKGKASSPYECGVKVGIAVSARKGLIVGARSFPGHPYDGDTLAEQLEQARGLLQDVNVIPQVAIVDLGYRGRDVEGVQILHRGKAKTLTRRQWRWIKRRQAVEPVIGHLKQDCRLNRCHLNGAQGDALHVLGCAAGDNLRWRLRWIAFLLAWLQVVRARPSTCSSIMWPANMAFGV is encoded by the coding sequence ATGCGGACACGCCGTCCTGCCGCCGAGCAGTTGCCTGCCGATGAGCTGTTTCGTTCGCGTCTGGAGAACCAGATCGACGTGCGCCATCCGCTGGTCCAGCTGAGCCATCGGCTGCCGTGGAGTGCGTTGGAACAGGCGCTGTCGCCGCAGTTGCCGGCCACCACCAGTACAGGCGGTCGGCCCGCATTGCCGATGCGTCTGATCGCCGGGCTGCTTTACCTCAAGCACGCCTACGACCTGTCCGATGAAGCGGTGTGCGAACGTTGGCTGGAAAATCCGTACTGGCAGTTCTTCACCGGCGAGGTGGTGTTCCAGACCTGCGTGCCGTGCGATCCCAGCTCCCTGACCCGTTGGCGACAGCGTCTGGGCGAAGCCGGGATGGAAGCGCTGTTGGCGCATACGATCAACACCGCTCACGCGATGAAGGCGGTGGACGCACGCGAGTTGTCGCGGGTGATCGTGGATACCACCGTGCAGGAAAAAGCGATCGCCCATCCCACCGACAGCCGTTTGCTGGAGGTGGCGCGCAAGAAGCTGGTGTTGCTGGCCAAGCGACACGGCATCGTCTTGCGGCAGACCTATGTGAGGCAAGGTCCGGGGTTGCGCCGCAAGGCCGGGGGCCATGCGCATGCGCGCCAGTTCAAGCGCATGCGCAAGGTGCTGCGACGCCAACGCACGATCCTGGGACGGGTATCACGCGATCTGCAACGCAAGCTGGCCCAGCTGGAACCGTCGGTACGTGAGCGCATCGGTGTCTGGTTGGAGCGCGCGCAACGGTTGTTGGCACAGCGTCCCAAGGACAAACAAAAACTCTACGCCTTGCACGCGCCGGAAGTGGAATGCATGAGCAAGGGCAAGGCAAGCAGCCCCTACGAATGTGGCGTCAAGGTCGGCATTGCGGTGAGTGCGCGCAAGGGCTTGATTGTGGGCGCGCGCAGTTTTCCCGGTCATCCCTACGACGGCGATACGTTGGCCGAGCAACTGGAACAGGCGCGCGGGCTGCTGCAGGATGTGAATGTGATCCCGCAGGTGGCGATCGTGGATCTGGGGTATCGCGGGCGCGACGTGGAGGGTGTGCAGATCCTGCATCGGGGCAAAGCCAAGACGCTGACACGACGGCAATGGCGCTGGATCAAACGACGGCAAGCGGTAGAGCCGGTGATCGGACATCTGAAACAGGACTGCCGCTTGAATCGCTGCCATCTCAACGGCGCCCAAGGCGATGCACTGCACGTGCTCGGCTGCGCCGCTGGCGACAACCTGCGGTGGCGGCTGCGCTGGATCGCCTTTTTGCTTGCCTGGTTGCAGGTGGTGCGGGCGCGCCCCTCAACGTGCTCAAGCATCATGTGGCCAGCAAACATGGCATTTGGTGTTTGA
- a CDS encoding RelA/SpoT domain-containing protein: protein MDELIELYRCKKVLFNYFLDNVEVAFKTCHALNSGIPTPIHSIKRRLKDENHLRGKIGRKVAAGHEITRENIFSEITDLAGIRIIHLYQGQFEEIHNFIISKIKKKTWKLVEKPVAYTWDPESESYFRSFKISTKLKPSFYTSVHYLISPQNEDKDIVCEIQVRTLFEEAWGEIDHSINYPSKTSDLANREQLRVLSKLVSTGSRLAESIFKVHNSQETEEK from the coding sequence ATGGATGAGCTGATTGAACTTTATCGATGCAAAAAAGTTCTTTTTAACTATTTTTTGGATAACGTTGAAGTTGCATTCAAGACATGCCACGCCTTGAACAGCGGGATTCCGACTCCAATTCATTCAATAAAAAGACGCTTGAAAGATGAAAATCATTTAAGGGGTAAGATAGGGCGGAAAGTTGCCGCAGGACATGAAATAACGCGCGAAAATATTTTCAGTGAAATTACAGATCTGGCAGGGATTAGGATAATTCACTTGTATCAAGGTCAGTTCGAGGAGATCCACAACTTCATTATTTCAAAAATTAAGAAAAAAACATGGAAACTGGTGGAGAAGCCGGTAGCTTACACATGGGACCCCGAATCAGAAAGCTATTTTAGATCCTTTAAAATAAGCACCAAGTTGAAGCCTTCTTTTTATACAAGTGTGCACTATCTTATCTCTCCACAAAACGAGGATAAAGACATTGTTTGTGAAATCCAGGTCAGAACGTTGTTTGAAGAAGCATGGGGAGAAATTGACCACTCAATCAACTACCCGTCCAAAACAAGCGATTTAGCTAATCGCGAACAATTGCGTGTTCTTTCTAAGCTAGTTTCTACAGGATCGCGCTTAGCCGAGTCGATATTCAAAGTGCACAATAGCCAAGAGACCGAGGAAAAGTAG
- a CDS encoding ParA family protein, translating into MKILSVFNNKGGVGKTTLTYHLAHALSEEGNKVLLLDADPQCNLTIYSMDVDDIHSIWEEEDECIYMGVEEFANKKGKDIMAALQDNVRSLHFLLQPTIDGVSEHEKLAPPYKINKNLHMIPGRLSLHEFEEKVSSRWSDAYRGDSLAIRTLTRIRNISEEYGKKYKYDYIIVDTSPSLGALNKTIISTVDGFFVPAAPDMFSLYGIRNIGASLVKWHEEFEIIFKLISTEKRNLFPKKFVQFLGYTIYNAKKYTRTDSQWNLAQAHLKYAIQIPDIIRKYIDKDIREVIPDELLAAPIGGEAIMHTHNTFPAMAQHYRVPMWKIADFKKLDREDRNTVNGQREGILSTKSGYTNFAKSLIQRIELLGN; encoded by the coding sequence TTGAAAATATTATCGGTCTTCAACAACAAGGGTGGTGTCGGCAAGACGACCTTGACGTACCATTTGGCACATGCTCTCTCTGAAGAAGGTAATAAGGTCTTATTACTTGACGCGGATCCGCAGTGCAATCTGACCATATACTCTATGGACGTAGACGACATTCATTCGATATGGGAAGAAGAGGATGAATGTATATACATGGGAGTAGAGGAGTTTGCCAATAAAAAAGGCAAAGATATAATGGCCGCCTTGCAAGATAACGTCCGGTCACTACATTTTTTACTGCAGCCAACGATTGATGGCGTAAGTGAGCACGAGAAGCTTGCTCCGCCATATAAAATAAACAAAAATCTACACATGATTCCAGGGCGCCTGTCCCTACACGAATTTGAAGAGAAAGTTTCTTCACGGTGGAGCGATGCATATAGAGGGGACTCACTTGCAATTCGTACGCTTACCAGAATTAGAAATATATCTGAAGAGTATGGGAAGAAATACAAGTACGATTACATCATCGTGGACACTTCCCCAAGCTTAGGAGCATTAAATAAAACAATAATTTCTACCGTTGACGGGTTTTTCGTGCCCGCAGCGCCCGACATGTTCTCCTTGTATGGAATAAGAAATATTGGTGCGAGCTTAGTTAAATGGCATGAAGAGTTCGAAATTATTTTCAAACTGATATCCACCGAAAAGAGAAATCTTTTTCCTAAGAAGTTTGTTCAGTTTTTAGGGTACACAATATATAATGCAAAGAAATACACCAGGACCGACTCACAATGGAATTTAGCGCAAGCACATCTGAAGTACGCAATACAAATCCCAGATATTATTCGTAAGTATATTGATAAAGATATCCGCGAAGTAATCCCGGACGAACTTCTGGCAGCTCCGATCGGTGGTGAAGCAATTATGCACACGCATAATACTTTCCCAGCAATGGCTCAGCATTATCGGGTTCCGATGTGGAAGATAGCGGACTTCAAGAAGCTTGATAGGGAAGATCGAAATACGGTAAATGGCCAGAGAGAAGGAATTCTTTCCACCAAATCAGGTTATACAAATTTCGCGAAGTCTCTCATTCAGCGAATCGAACTGCTGGGCAATTGA
- a CDS encoding XAC0095 family protein yields the protein MHDEPGYWMSEGTQYHLLRVRDQLRLLATLATPRTREEGAMGMPAIPLQQWAHCLQHLAEQVDDVLGDLGTAR from the coding sequence ATGCACGACGAACCCGGCTACTGGATGTCCGAAGGCACGCAATACCACCTGCTGCGCGTACGCGACCAACTGCGCCTGCTGGCCACCTTGGCCACACCGCGCACGCGCGAGGAAGGCGCTATGGGCATGCCGGCCATTCCGCTGCAGCAATGGGCACATTGCCTGCAGCACTTGGCTGAGCAGGTGGATGATGTGCTGGGGGATTTGGGCACCGCCCGGTAA
- a CDS encoding glycerate kinase, giving the protein MKVVIAPDSYKESLSALEVATQIEAGFREVFPDWQYQKVPVADGGEGTVDALVAATGGRVIACTVSGPLGTPVQAFFGLTGDGRTAVIEMAAASGLALLPPAERAPLRTSTAGVGELILAALDAGARRFIIGIGGSATNDGGAGLAQALGVRLLDAQGEAIGAGGGALAALARIDTEGMDVRLQDCQFEVACDVDNPLIGPTGASAIFGPQKGATPGMVRQLDSNLQHYADLLERDLGVRLHALPGGGAAGGLGAALVAYLGAQLRPGVEIVAQALGLDALVAQADLVITGEGRLDSQSLHGKTPVGVAWVARRHAKPVIAIAGCLGNGAALLHGHGIDAMFAVVHRACTLEQALADAASNVRIAARNVAATLQVGRVLASLPSGVDAC; this is encoded by the coding sequence ATGAAGGTCGTCATTGCTCCCGATTCGTACAAGGAAAGCCTGTCTGCGCTGGAAGTCGCGACGCAGATCGAGGCGGGCTTTCGCGAGGTGTTCCCCGACTGGCAGTACCAAAAGGTGCCGGTTGCCGACGGCGGTGAAGGTACCGTCGACGCGCTGGTGGCCGCCACCGGCGGGCGGGTGATCGCCTGCACCGTCAGCGGTCCGCTCGGCACCCCGGTGCAGGCGTTTTTCGGCCTGACCGGCGACGGCCGCACCGCGGTGATCGAAATGGCCGCCGCCAGCGGCTTGGCGCTACTGCCGCCGGCCGAGCGCGCGCCGCTGCGCACCAGCACCGCAGGGGTGGGGGAGTTGATCCTGGCCGCCTTGGACGCCGGCGCACGGCGCTTCATCATCGGCATCGGCGGCAGCGCCACCAACGACGGCGGCGCCGGCCTGGCGCAGGCCTTGGGCGTGCGGCTGCTGGATGCGCAAGGCGAGGCGATCGGTGCGGGCGGCGGCGCGCTGGCTGCGCTGGCGCGCATCGACACCGAGGGCATGGATGTGCGGCTGCAGGACTGCCAGTTCGAAGTGGCCTGCGATGTGGACAACCCGCTGATCGGTCCCACCGGCGCCTCGGCGATCTTCGGCCCGCAAAAAGGCGCCACCCCCGGCATGGTGCGCCAGCTCGATAGCAACCTGCAGCACTACGCCGACCTGCTGGAGCGCGACCTGGGCGTGCGGTTGCACGCGTTGCCCGGCGGCGGTGCGGCCGGCGGTCTGGGCGCGGCATTGGTGGCGTATCTGGGCGCGCAGTTGCGGCCCGGCGTGGAGATCGTCGCCCAGGCGCTCGGGCTGGATGCACTGGTCGCCCAGGCCGATCTGGTCATCACTGGCGAAGGCCGTCTCGATAGCCAGAGCCTGCACGGCAAGACCCCGGTCGGCGTGGCGTGGGTAGCGCGACGGCATGCCAAACCGGTGATCGCCATTGCCGGTTGCCTGGGCAACGGCGCCGCGCTGCTGCACGGCCACGGCATCGATGCCATGTTCGCGGTGGTGCATCGCGCCTGCACGCTGGAACAGGCATTGGCCGACGCCGCCAGCAACGTGCGCATCGCGGCGCGCAATGTGGCGGCAACGCTGCAGGTGGGCCGGGTGTTGGCATCGCTGCCGTCGGGTGTCGATGCGTGTTGA
- a CDS encoding MFS transporter, whose product MTQATRPLPPPDGMGPTYRKILWRLIPFLFVCNLFNYLDRVNVGFAKLQMLRDLGMSQTVYGLGAGIFFIGYLACGVPSNLILQRIGARRWVAIMMVSWGLLSTCLLFVRTPAGFYTLRLLTGAAEAGFFPGILLYLTRWFPRDRHGRVTTVFMSAIPISGVLGGPLSGWILGYFSAGQGGLAGWQWMFLLQGLPTVLLGNGVWFLLSDGVQEASWLNPQEKQALARVLADDEAGKPVGASTSLRAVLCNPAVWLLGTVYFCIQSGVYAINFWLPSIIQDSGVTDPVRIGLMSAIPYLAAAVFMVLMGRSADRRGERRWHLVIPLLMGAAGLCIAASVTDNLGLALFGMTLATMGAVSGLPLFWPLTNGFLTAAAAAGGLALINSTGQVAGFVSPYLVGWIKDTTHSTQLALYVLAGAMLLGAALVLRVPACAVNQ is encoded by the coding sequence ATGACCCAAGCCACCCGGCCCCTGCCACCCCCCGATGGCATGGGCCCCACCTACCGCAAGATCCTGTGGCGGCTGATCCCGTTCCTGTTCGTCTGCAATCTGTTCAATTACCTGGACCGGGTCAACGTCGGCTTCGCCAAGCTGCAGATGCTGCGCGATCTGGGCATGAGCCAGACCGTGTACGGGCTGGGCGCGGGGATCTTCTTCATCGGTTACCTCGCTTGCGGGGTGCCCAGTAATCTGATCCTGCAGCGCATTGGCGCCCGGCGCTGGGTGGCGATCATGATGGTCAGCTGGGGCCTGCTGTCCACCTGCCTGCTGTTCGTGCGCACCCCGGCCGGGTTCTACACGCTGCGCCTGCTCACCGGTGCGGCCGAGGCGGGCTTCTTCCCCGGCATCTTGCTGTACCTGACGCGCTGGTTTCCGCGTGACCGGCATGGCCGGGTCACGACCGTCTTCATGTCGGCGATCCCGATCTCCGGGGTGCTGGGGGGGCCGCTGTCGGGCTGGATCCTGGGCTATTTCTCGGCCGGGCAGGGCGGGCTGGCCGGCTGGCAATGGATGTTCCTGCTGCAGGGCCTGCCGACCGTGTTGCTGGGCAACGGAGTGTGGTTCCTGCTCAGCGACGGCGTGCAAGAAGCGAGCTGGCTCAACCCGCAGGAAAAACAGGCCTTGGCCCGCGTACTGGCCGACGACGAAGCAGGCAAGCCGGTCGGTGCGTCCACCTCGCTGCGCGCGGTGCTGTGCAACCCGGCGGTGTGGCTGCTGGGCACGGTGTACTTCTGCATTCAGAGCGGGGTGTATGCGATCAACTTCTGGCTGCCTTCGATCATCCAGGACAGCGGCGTCACCGACCCGGTCCGCATCGGTCTGATGAGCGCGATCCCGTACTTGGCGGCGGCAGTGTTCATGGTGCTGATGGGCCGCTCGGCCGACCGCCGCGGCGAGCGTCGCTGGCATCTGGTGATTCCGTTGCTGATGGGCGCGGCCGGCCTGTGCATCGCCGCCAGCGTCACCGACAACCTGGGCTTGGCCTTGTTCGGTATGACCCTGGCCACGATGGGGGCAGTCAGCGGCTTGCCGCTGTTCTGGCCGCTGACCAACGGCTTTCTCACCGCCGCTGCCGCGGCCGGTGGGCTGGCGCTGATCAATTCCACCGGCCAGGTCGCTGGCTTCGTCAGCCCCTATCTGGTGGGCTGGATCAAGGACACCACCCACAGCACCCAACTGGCGCTGTACGTGCTGGCCGGCGCCATGCTGCTGGGCGCCGCGTTGGTGTTGCGGGTGCCGGCGTGCGCGGTGAACCAGTGA